One window of Dendropsophus ebraccatus isolate aDenEbr1 chromosome 13, aDenEbr1.pat, whole genome shotgun sequence genomic DNA carries:
- the LOC138771321 gene encoding olfactory receptor 6N1-like, translating to MAQGNKTVVEEFILLTFADLHQVQILIFPCFLLTYITCIIGNLAIIIVVKLEPSLQKPMYFFISVFSASEIMFVSVTVPKLLAILIAHDNTISFIGCFTQMCFFGSLGVNGCHLVMVMAFDRHVAINNPLRYPTIMTQKVCFGLATFPWVFAFSSVIIQTILTAQLEYCGPNTIDHYFCDFAPIQNLACSDASISIMSTSYAAIVDIILPFLIVIGVYVRIIMTITKIKSKDGKKKAFSTCTTHLIVASLFYGGPMIVYAKSNGSYYDKYLTFIYTTFTPTINPFIYTFRNRDVKEVFSNLVKRAVL from the coding sequence ATGGCTCAGGGAAATAAAACCGTGGTTGAGGAATTCATCTTATTGACCTTTGCTGATTTGCACCAAGTTCAGATTTTAATTTTCCCATGTTTCCTGCTGACCTACATCACATGCATTATAGGAAATTTGGCAATAATCATTGTTGTGAAACTAGAACCTTCCCTTCAAAaaccaatgtattttttcatcagTGTGTTTTCTGCTTCGGAAATTATGTTTGTTTCGGTTACAGTTCCTAAACTTTTGGCCATTTTAATTGCACATGACAACACGATATCCTTCATAGGTTGTTTCACCCAAATGTGTTTCTTTGGCTCTTTGGGTGTCAATGGGTGTCATCTAGTTATGGTGATGGCGTTTGATCGACATGTGGCTATTAATAATCCCTTACGTTACCCAACTATCATGACTCAAAAAGTTTGTTTTGGGCTAGCTACTTTTCCATGGGTTTTTGCATTTTCCAGTGTTATAATACAGACCATCCTTACAGCACAGCTGGAATACTGTGGTCCTAATACTATTGACCACTATTTTTGTGATTTTGCCCCAATACAAAATTTGGCTTGTTCTGACGCTTCCATTAGCATTATGTCCACGAGCTACGCGGCCATTGTGGATATTATTCTACCTTTCCTCATAGTCATAGGAGTCTATGTTCGCATTATAATGACTATTACCAAGATCAAGAGTAAAGATGGTAAAAAGAAAGCCTTCTCTACTTGCACTACTCATCTCATTGTAGCCAGTTTATTTTATGGTGGACCCATGATTGTGTATGCCAAATCTAATGGCAGCTATTATGATAAGTATCTTACTTTTATATATACAACTTTCACTCCAACAATTAATCCTTTCATTTACACCTTTAGGAACAGGGATGTCAAGGAGGTTTTTTCGAATTTAGTAAAACGAGCTGTTTTGTAA